A region of Paenibacillus sp. JNUCC-31 DNA encodes the following proteins:
- a CDS encoding peroxiredoxin: protein MAERLVGRPAPDFAMETVSGDGQDFGSVKLSDYRGKWLVFFFYPLDFTFVCPTEITALSDASEQFKALDTEILGVSVDSVHSHKAWINTPKDSNGLGQLNFPLASDITKQVAKDYGVLIEEEGVALRGLFIIDPEGELKYQVVNHNDVGRSVEETLRVLQALQSGGLCAMNWKPGDSNL, encoded by the coding sequence GAAACAGTATCGGGAGATGGACAAGACTTTGGTTCCGTAAAACTGTCCGATTATCGTGGCAAATGGCTCGTATTTTTCTTTTATCCTTTGGACTTCACTTTTGTGTGCCCAACAGAAATCACAGCTTTGAGTGATGCTTCGGAGCAATTCAAAGCTTTGGATACAGAAATTCTTGGCGTAAGCGTTGACTCCGTACACAGTCACAAAGCTTGGATCAACACACCAAAAGACAGCAATGGCTTGGGCCAACTGAACTTCCCGCTGGCTTCTGACATCACAAAACAAGTAGCTAAAGATTATGGCGTTCTGATTGAAGAAGAAGGCGTTGCACTGCGCGGCTTGTTCATCATCGATCCAGAAGGCGAATTGAAATACCAAGTGGTTAACCACAACGATGTAGGCCGTAGTGTTGAAGAAACACTTCGTGTGCTGCAAGCACTGCAATCCGGCGGATTGTGTGCAATGAACTGGAAACCAGGCGACAGCAATCTGTAA
- a CDS encoding PAS domain-containing sensor histidine kinase → MISEFQDTVPRPTNGFPPIHLDNNKYENVLEHLDSGIMLFDSHGVLTFINVQMAKLLELPRSLLSGCTLMQMLHHPQMSRFKKKKILRIYRETIFHRKRYHELIDEYGRHWLVTVTYGDQMDGDFLFSVKDVSDYKQIEQTAYQNDKLAMLGRISASIAHEIRNPLTAIRGFIQLLRPHLLQLGKDEYARIILTEIDRANDIIYEFLNSSKPSAPQKTIISVNSLLKEVVLLTESEGLMKGCEIILDEAEVPLNVSIDVKQIKQVILNMVKNAMDAIEDVGEEHAGLIRVSMETENKYVQISIADNGQGMDHNTLVRLFDPFFTTKESGTGLGLSVSYRIIKNHGGTISVDSKKGEGTRFMIMLPLV, encoded by the coding sequence ATGATTAGTGAATTTCAGGATACAGTGCCTCGACCAACGAATGGATTCCCGCCTATACATCTGGATAACAACAAGTATGAGAATGTCCTGGAACATCTGGATAGCGGTATTATGTTGTTTGACAGTCACGGTGTATTGACGTTTATTAACGTTCAGATGGCAAAATTGTTGGAGCTTCCAAGAAGTCTGTTGAGCGGCTGCACCCTGATGCAAATGCTGCATCATCCACAGATGAGCCGATTCAAGAAAAAGAAAATTTTACGTATCTATCGGGAGACTATCTTCCATCGTAAGCGCTATCATGAGCTGATTGATGAGTATGGCAGGCATTGGCTGGTTACAGTAACGTATGGGGATCAGATGGATGGAGACTTTCTGTTCAGTGTAAAGGATGTCTCCGATTATAAACAAATTGAGCAGACTGCTTATCAAAATGACAAACTTGCAATGTTGGGGCGGATTTCGGCATCAATTGCCCATGAGATTCGCAATCCTTTGACGGCTATTCGCGGATTTATCCAGTTGCTTCGGCCTCATTTGCTTCAATTGGGAAAAGACGAGTACGCTCGAATCATACTGACGGAGATTGACAGGGCGAACGATATTATCTACGAATTTCTGAATTCCTCCAAGCCGTCAGCCCCTCAGAAGACCATTATATCTGTTAACTCTTTGCTCAAAGAGGTGGTCTTGCTGACAGAAAGCGAAGGGTTAATGAAGGGATGCGAGATCATCTTAGATGAAGCAGAAGTCCCGTTAAATGTGTCTATTGATGTCAAACAAATTAAGCAGGTTATTTTGAATATGGTGAAAAATGCGATGGATGCCATTGAGGATGTCGGAGAAGAACATGCAGGTCTGATTCGAGTCTCTATGGAAACCGAGAACAAGTATGTGCAGATTTCGATAGCTGACAATGGGCAGGGGATGGACCACAATACGCTTGTACGACTATTTGATCCATTCTTTACCACCAAAGAGAGCGGTACGGGGCTGGGACTTTCCGTGAGTTACCGGATTATCAAAAATCATGGAGGTACCATCTCTGTGGATAGCAAAAAGGGAGAGGGCACCCGTTTCATGATCATGCTCCCTCTGGTGTAA